The window GTACAGACAGGTTGCCTTTGACTTCACCAAAGTTAAAAGAGGGTAAGTCACAGAAAATCTTTATTGTATTACTGTTTGACGATGCCCCTTTTCTGAGGAAAGGTTGCTCAAGAGTCGGTAGAACAGCAAATATAGAGTGGTATAActatgatgaaaataaagatCATGTTAAAATGTGGACTCATCCATAGAagttaacattttgtttttatctaaCCATCTTAATTGTGTGTAATCACTTGATTAGTAGGCTAAGCCTTACATTGTGGTGAGAAGAGTTAATTTATTCAGATGTATTTAAAATgcaaccttgattttttttaaatacacaactctgaATTATATTTACTATTTCCTACCAGTAAAAGTGATCACAAATTTAGTTTTGAATATTGTCCaatctcagatttttttttttgtaatttccatTCAACATGCTGCATCCATCCACCCTTTGCCTTTAAAATAACAAACCCATCATGTGAGGTAACATctaaaaaatgtccttaaaaacCATTACGGAATGACATTAAACAGTAACATGGACGAATGCCACATTTTACTGGCAATGTAAAAGTAGCGACAGGAAAGCATAATTAAAATGGAGTCTCATTGAAGTCGTTCAAGTAAACAACACAACCTGCCAAAAAttagagcaaaaaaaatattctttttctgACCACCTTACTGAATCTGCTGTCCTCACAGAGTGGACGGTGTCATGAGGACCATGAATACTGAGAAGCTGCTGAAGACTATCCCTATAATTCAGAACCAGATGGACGCTCTCCTCGATTTCAATGTGAGTCGGAGGTGAAGCCTCCTGTGGCactgcagctaaaaaaaaaagctggtgtACAAGGCTGCTGCATTGATGCTTTCTCGCACCAACGCCACAAAAACATAAATGTCATGTGTGCGCGCGTAAACCATGGCCGATTGCTTTGCTGCAGGTCAATGCCAACGAGCTAACTAATGGAGTCATCAATGCAGCCTTCATGCTCCTCTTCAAAGACTCCATCAGACTTTTTGCTGCCTATAATGAAGGCATCATCAACCTGCTCGGTAAGAATAAGCTTCTTGCCCCCTCCCTCGTAATTACACCGCCATGCACTATTCACCCTTTTTCAACACGCAGAGAAATACTTTGACATGAAGAAAACCCAGTGCAAAGAAGGGCTGGACATCTACAAAAAATTCCTCACCCGAATGACCCGGATATCAGAGTTCCTCAAAGTAGCTGAGGTATGATGCTGTTCTACAGTCTGTTTGTCAGGTCCCACGCagggagagaaaaagaaaaaaaaagtaatttggcTTGCTATGTGCCCTAAACAGCAGGTGGGCATTGACCGAGGAGACATTCCAGACCTTTCGCAGGTAAGCTTACAAGCTAGTCTCATGTGCGCTCTCTCTGACTTTACACTAACTGGTCAAAACATCAGGTACATGTGTAAAGCAGATCCAACACAAGAGCTGTATAAGATTGAAATCAAAAGAAGCATTTATTAGAAACAGCTCCTTGTAAATGCAGTCTAGTTGTACACCCCTGCAGACTATATTATGATAAATCCTGACAGCGCTGAAGGCAACAATCATTACAGGTCTTGTGCTGAGCTCATTAGATAGTGCTGATGTACTCATTGAGGTTCCAGGGAATATAAGGCAGCTGAACAAATGCTTTTGAGATGCCTCTTTCAAcattaacaatatttttttgcaacctGTTAGGTTTTAATATGGCCAACTTTGGACATGCTGTCTTCTCTCTGCATGCTTTTCCTCTTACGCATGCATTCACAGGAGGTGCACCCCTTcctgtgctttttttcttctttaatacTCCCTTTCGACCCTCTTCTTAAGCACCCCCTTCTACAGTAAATAAAGGTGTCAGTTCCACACAAAGGTTGCTGCCTCGTCAGTAGTCACAGTGTTGCACTTTGACAGTTATGGTAGCACACAAATGTACTCTAGGTGCTCCTCTGTCTCAAACGGAATTCCTGCCCTGACTGTCACCACCTTTATATTCTGTATTCTCCCTTTATCTTTCCACTTTAGTTCACAGTCTGTGTAAGTACTATCATTTCACTCTTATTCTCTGTTTGTGACTGGCTTCGCTGTTGTATTTTTGCATGCCCCTGGTTGTGTGAAACAGTCAAATGGATAGAGACAGACATAAGTGGGGACTTTTTCCCCATAGTGAGGTGTCAAATCAGAGAGGctcatttcctgcaaaatggCTGCCCTCTTGTGCTTAGTGGTTGGCCCATTTCAACAACCCACCTCTGACGTGCAGCGTTATAGTGAATCATCCCATACATGTGTTGCTCTCATGCGGATGGACTCCCTGTATGGTTGGAATGCAATTGTTGGTGCATCAGTGTTAGGCAACTGAGTCTCTGAGTTTCCAGATCCaacatggaaaaatatatacagtggttgACTGAACACTAAAAATTGTACATTAAGTTGGAAAACCCAAAATTTAGGACTAAACCCATGTGCTTAGACTAAGACTAATTTAGTGATAATTTGCTGAGATAAAGTCAgacagatttttggggggacaggGGTACTAAAACTTGAGCTtggtaggggaaaaaaagtttaaaaaaaaaacttacctcAGTGGATGCCATAGATCCTCATAAACGTTTATATTATACTTGATCTGATCTTGCATGGTTGCCCACCACTGTACTTCATGTGTACATgttcacatatacacacatttagtaatgtgtgtgtgagtgggaTGTTGACTGTCTCTTTTTACCGCAACAGGCTCCAAGCAGCCTCCTGGAAGCGCTGGAGCAGCACTTGGCTTCTCTAGAGGGCAAAAAGGTGAAAGACTCCACGGCAGCCAGCAGGTATTGTAATTTGCTTGTCACAGTCCATTCCCTTCGGGGGCCCCAATTGCTCGCATCCCAGCCCGAGTCTGTCCGTCCTGCAGGGCCAGCACTCTGTCCAATGCCGTGTCCTCACTAGCCAGTACGGGAATGTCTTTCACCAAAGTAGACGAGAGGGAGAAGCAAGCAGCGCTGGAAGAAGAGCAGGCCCGACTCAAAGCACTGAAggtagtaaataaatacattttgctgACCTTATTGCACTCTTTTGCCTGTCTGCCATATCTTAGTGTGTTTACTGCCTCTTGCAGGAACAGAGACTCAAGGAGCTCTCCAAGAGGCCCTCCTTTGCCACTACGGATACGTCGCCGGTCTCCACCGCGGGAGGAACAATTAACACAGCTCCAGCTATTGATCTCTTCTCTACGCCGAGCTGTTCCAATGGGTAACTGGGAAAAATTTATCGGACAAATAGCTatgcttaataataataaccaatAAAAAAACTTGATAGTAGACAAGGAGTTAAATGTGTGCTACATAAAGGGTTCAACATATTTCGTTGCcatcatgattaaaaaaagctgCAGCTCTATTCTCTCAGAAGGGGTCAGCATAATACCGggaaaatatacagtaataccttgacatatgagtgccccgacatacgggCAGTTTGAGatagtaaaattccgagcaaatagtTACCTTGATATGCGAGACAATTTTTTATATTCGAGCATACAGccagaggctgcttatgaattttttttaaacaaaattagaattaaatttagattcaatttatttttgaggatgtctgtatcgtaatccaagttcatttaaatttgtttatgttacgagcgtgttgccgtgggAAAAGTCTCTTTCCCTCTCACTCTCCCCTCCATGAAATCATTATAGTAGTATTAAACattataaccactagttatttgttactattTTAATAGATGGCGAGTTAGAACAAATAGAAATATAGTATGTTAATCCATTGTGTTTTTAGGGCAGTGAAAATGGAGAGTGACCTGTTTGATCTCCAGTCAACGTTCCAGCCACCCATGCAGTCCACCTCGTCAGGGCTTCCTGTGGCGACGGCGTGGGCAGGTAGAGCGTCGCCGAAACGGCTCTCGAGCGCCACCTGTTCTCttttattggattttttatttttacttgctCTGCATGCTTTATTTTTCTGACGTCCACCAGTTCCTCTCCActcgttttttttgttggtctgttTCATTTTCTCctgtctcactctttctctctctctgcctgccTGTAGATCCTTTCACCTCCACGGAAGCTGGAGACGACTCCATGCCAAACCTTAACCCTTTCCTCTCAAAACTCGTTGTCGATGCCTCTCACTTACCTGTTGTGTCTTCAGACGATGTTAGCTTTTCCACTAGGACATCTGCTCATGAAATGTTTGGTGGTAATGACTCATTTTGTTTCTCCTCATCGTCCTCGCTCATGTTCGTGCAGAAGCATGATGTAGTTTGTTCATTCCCCATTCTGCTCTAGTTTGGATGTTGCCTGAGTTGCTAAAATCATGCCTTTTCCCAGTGAAAACTTTCCTCTCTATATCAAGAAATCAGTCCAAGCTGAATATTCTCCTGCTGTAAAACATGATCCCTCCCACCAACCCGCTATTTTGATGACTTTTGGTTCTGTGGTGTGTTGCTATAgagcattttaatgtttttcttttgaccAATACTATGTTTGATTCCCTAGATCGTTACAATCCCTTTATTGACTCAAACTCGTCAGTTTCAACCAATAGCAAATGCAAAGTGCGACTAGAACACTCCATCTCAGGTACTAAAATGGCAAATGCAAGTGTTGGACACTATGCAATACCTGACTTAATAATATTAAGTTGCTCCTCTCCCTTTACAATGACGTTCTTTCAATATTCCACTCTTTAGTAACTTTAAAAACCTTAACCCCTTTGCTGGCTATTTTTTACTACCTCCTTGCTTGGCTTGGTCCTGAAAtacctttttactttttttgctcTGGTTCTTCCTCTCAATTTTCTGCTTCCTGTGGCGTGTCAGACTCCTTCTGTGGCCCAGTGTCCATTGCCCAGCACCTCCCACACCAGGCTCCCTTCCCCACAGAGCCCTCTACTGTAGCAGGTCTATTCAGAGGTATTAAAGGCTCTCTCTGTGAATCCAGCTCCACCCGCTAGTTAACAACTCCTATGCTTGTAGAACAGAGACCCGTTAGAGAGGCACCGCTTGTCTTAATCGCAGCTGCCTTCTTTTCATCTTAAAGGATACTCATCGCCTCAGCCTCCCCCCCAGCCACCTGCAGGTGGTCTCCAAGTGGACTTTGAGTCTGTGTTTGGAGCAAAAGCTACAGGCAGTAACAGCCTCAACGCTGACGGTAAGGATGCAACATGTGGGCAATGTATTGGTTTCATAacctatttagaatgtgttatttttattctaaGTACCATTTGCAGTTTTAATGTAGAAGCATTACCTCTTATGGAGGAGAATTAATAAATGCTTCCATTAAACATCAATCCAGGGTGTCCAAAACCAATTAAATTTTTGGTGTAATAACAAATAAAGCAGTTGGAGAAAAACTATAAACAAAACTAGGCCTtgtcaaattgtttttgttCACCAAAGGATATAAAAAACATTAACTAGACTTGACAGAATTTTTTGGAAGGGGATAAGAGAATTCTTGCTCTCCTAGACATATTCAGGAGAGTTGTGAATGACTCTTGGATTTTTCAAACGTTGAGGCCAATAATGGTTAGTGAAAAGGATAAGGATCTGAACAGGCTGAAAGTTCCAAATGATGGATTCTTGCTTTTTATTCCTAAATTTGATCCACTTATGTCTTGTCAGATATCACAGGAGGGATCTTGAAACCGACTGTAGCTGGTTCCAACCTGTCGTCCAGTCAGCAACCGGAGAAGCTGGTGTCGGACGACCTCGACTCTTCCCTCGCTAACCTTGTCGGCAGTATGTACACGGCGTAAGAATGTTAAGGGAGTCTCAGTGTATATGTCTAACGTCTGCTCCTTGTTTTCACCAGATCTTGGCATCGGAAATGGCACGATGAAGAAGTCAGTTTTGCCGTCTCCTACAGTTCATTTATATTGCTTGAAAATCACTCAACTCTAGCTGCATTAATTCACAGTGACATGCACTGGAGTCAGCCTGGTGAGAAGAGGATGACGGGCGGCACCAATTGGCAACCCAAAGCGGCCCCGACAACAACCTGGAATCCTGTCTCCAtggtgattgaatttcttgggcTGGGGAAACTATAACTAACCCGTATCACAGATGTGTCCCAACAAAACATTTATGCTGCCGGCCATCCACTGCTAAAAATacgacaacacaaacagtttatgTTGTAAACTACTTGAAACATTATCCCCTTTCCTATTGTGCTTCCTTATTGGGTTTGTTCGTGTGCAGAATTCCACACATTGGACCAAATGTCGGTCAATTGCTGAGTTCATACAACTTTCTGTATCGTCAGTGCGTTAACAACTCTTTCCTCACAGCCACCATCCATCATGGCGTTTCCAGCTACTACACCTACAGGCATGATGAGCTACGGCATGGTAAGTAT of the Stigmatopora argus isolate UIUO_Sarg chromosome 10, RoL_Sarg_1.0, whole genome shotgun sequence genome contains:
- the picalmb gene encoding phosphatidylinositol binding clathrin assembly protein b isoform X4, producing MSGQSITDRITAAQHSVTGSAVSKTVCKATTHEIMGPKKKHLDYLIHCTNEMNVNIPQLADSLFERTTNTSWVVVFKSLITTHHLMVYGNERFVQYLASRNTLFNLSNFLDKSGLQGYDMSTFIRRYSRYLNEKAVSYRQVAFDFTKVKRGVDGVMRTMNTEKLLKTIPIIQNQMDALLDFNVNANELTNGVINAAFMLLFKDSIRLFAAYNEGIINLLEKYFDMKKTQCKEGLDIYKKFLTRMTRISEFLKVAEQVGIDRGDIPDLSQAPSSLLEALEQHLASLEGKKVKDSTAASRASTLSNAVSSLASTGMSFTKVDEREKQAALEEEQARLKALKEQRLKELSKRPSFATTDTSPVSTAGGTINTAPAIDLFSTPSCSNGAVKMESDLFDLQSTFQPPMQSTSSGLPVATAWADPFTSTEAGDDSMPNLNPFLSKLVVDASHLPVVSSDDVSFSTRTSAHEMFGDRYNPFIDSNSSVSTNSKCKVRLEHSISDSFCGPVSIAQHLPHQAPFPTEPSTVAGLFRGYSSPQPPPQPPAGGLQVDFESVFGAKATGSNSLNADDITGGILKPTVAGSNLSSSQQPEKLVSDDLDSSLANLVGNLGIGNGTMKNDMHWSQPGEKRMTGGTNWQPKAAPTTTWNPVSMPPSIMAFPATTPTGMMSYGMPPQMGSMGMMNPPPMMYGQPVMRPPNPFGSVSSTQPSAASSPSSQSPLRAPGQDPFAHLSLKDFL
- the picalmb gene encoding phosphatidylinositol binding clathrin assembly protein b isoform X9 produces the protein MSGQSITDRITAAQHSVTGSAVSKTVCKATTHEIMGPKKKHLDYLIHCTNEMNVNIPQLADSLFERTTNTSWVVVFKSLITTHHLMVYGNERFVQYLASRNTLFNLSNFLDKSGLQGYDMSTFIRRYSRYLNEKAVSYRQVAFDFTKVKRGVDGVMRTMNTEKLLKTIPIIQNQMDALLDFNVNANELTNGVINAAFMLLFKDSIRLFAAYNEGIINLLEKYFDMKKTQCKEGLDIYKKFLTRMTRISEFLKVAEQVGIDRGDIPDLSQAPSSLLEALEQHLASLEGKKVKDSTAASRASTLSNAVSSLASTGMSFTKVDEREKQAALEEEQARLKALKEQRLKELSKRPSFATTDTSPVSTAGGTINTAPAIDLFSTPSCSNGAVKMESDLFDLQSTFQPPMQSTSSGLPVATAWADPFTSTEAGDDSMPNLNPFLSKLVVDASHLPVVSSDDVSFSTRTSAHEMFGDSFCGPVSIAQHLPHQAPFPTEPSTVAGLFRGYSSPQPPPQPPAGGLQVDFESVFGAKATGSNSLNADDITGGILKPTVAGSNLSSSQQPEKLVSDDLDSSLANLVGNLGIGNGTMKNDMHWSQPGEKRMTGGTNWQPKAAPTTTWNPVSMPPSIMAFPATTPTGMMSYGMPPQMGSMGMMNPPPMMYGQPVMRPPNPFGSVSSTQPSAASSPSSQSPLRAPGQDPFAHLSLKDFL
- the picalmb gene encoding phosphatidylinositol binding clathrin assembly protein b isoform X15, producing the protein MSGQSITDRITAAQHSVTGSAVSKTVCKATTHEIMGPKKKHLDYLIHCTNEMNVNIPQLADSLFERTTNTSWVVVFKSLITTHHLMVYGNERFVQYLASRNTLFNLSNFLDKSGLQGYDMSTFIRRYSRYLNEKAVSYRQVAFDFTKVKRGVDGVMRTMNTEKLLKTIPIIQNQMDALLDFNVNANELTNGVINAAFMLLFKDSIRLFAAYNEGIINLLEKYFDMKKTQCKEGLDIYKKFLTRMTRISEFLKVAEQVGIDRGDIPDLSQAPSSLLEALEQHLASLEGKKVKDSTAASRASTLSNAVSSLASTGMSFTKVDEREKQAALEEEQARLKALKEQRLKELSKRPSFATTDTSPVSTAGGTINTAPAIDLFSTPSCSNGAVKMESDLFDLQSTFQPPMQSTSSGLPVATAWAGYSSPQPPPQPPAGGLQVDFESVFGAKATGSNSLNADDITGGILKPTVAGSNLSSSQQPEKLVSDDLDSSLANLVGNLGIGNGTMKNDMHWSQPGEKRMTGGTNWQPKAAPTTTWNPVSMPPSIMAFPATTPTGMMSYGMPPQMGSMGMMNPPPMMYGQPVMRPPNPFGSVSSTQPSAASSPSSQSPLRAPGQDPFAHLSLKDFL
- the picalmb gene encoding phosphatidylinositol binding clathrin assembly protein b isoform X13, with the protein product MSGQSITDRITAAQHSVTGSAVSKTVCKATTHEIMGPKKKHLDYLIHCTNEMNVNIPQLADSLFERTTNTSWVVVFKSLITTHHLMVYGNERFVQYLASRNTLFNLSNFLDKSGLQGYDMSTFIRRYSRYLNEKAVSYRQVAFDFTKVKRGVDGVMRTMNTEKLLKTIPIIQNQMDALLDFNVNANELTNGVINAAFMLLFKDSIRLFAAYNEGIINLLEKYFDMKKTQCKEGLDIYKKFLTRMTRISEFLKVAEQVGIDRGDIPDLSQAPSSLLEALEQHLASLEGKKVKDSTAASRASTLSNAVSSLASTGMSFTKVDEREKQAALEEEQARLKALKEQRLKELSKRPSFATTDTSPVSTAGGTINTAPAIDLFSTPSCSNGAVKMESDLFDLQSTFQPPMQSTSSGLPVATAWADPFTSTEAGDDSMPNLNPFLSKLVVDASHLPVVSSDDVSFSTRTSAHEMFGGYSSPQPPPQPPAGGLQVDFESVFGAKATGSNSLNADDITGGILKPTVAGSNLSSSQQPEKLVSDDLDSSLANLVGNLGIGNGTMKNDMHWSQPGEKRMTGGTNWQPKAAPTTTWNPVSMPPSIMAFPATTPTGMMSYGMPPQMGSMGMMNPPPMMYGQPVMRPPNPFGSVSSTQPSAASSPSSQSPLRAPGQDPFAHLSLKDFL
- the picalmb gene encoding phosphatidylinositol binding clathrin assembly protein b isoform X16; this encodes MSGQSITDRITAAQHSVTGSAVSKTVCKATTHEIMGPKKKHLDYLIHCTNEMNVNIPQLADSLFERTTNTSWVVVFKSLITTHHLMVYGNERFVQYLASRNTLFNLSNFLDKSGLQGYDMSTFIRRYSRYLNEKAVSYRQVAFDFTKVKRGVDGVMRTMNTEKLLKTIPIIQNQMDALLDFNVNANELTNGVINAAFMLLFKDSIRLFAAYNEGIINLLEKYFDMKKTQCKEGLDIYKKFLTRMTRISEFLKVAEQVGIDRGDIPDLSQAPSSLLEALEQHLASLEGKKVKDSTAASRASTLSNAVSSLASTGMSFTKVDEREKQAALEEEQARLKALKEQRLKELSKRPSFATTDTSPVSTAGGTINTAPAIDLFSTPSCSNGAVKMESDLFDLQSTFQPPMQSTSSGLPVATAWADSFCGPVSIAQHLPHQAPFPTEPSTVAGLFRGYSSPQPPPQPPAGGLQVDFESVFGAKATGSNSLNADDITGGILKPTVAGSNLSSSQQPEKLVSDDLDSSLANLVGNLGIGNGTMKNDMHWSQPGEKRMTGGTNWQPKAAPTTTWNPVSMPPSIMAFPATTPTGMMSYGMPPQMGSMGMMNPPPMMYGQPVMRPPNPFGSVSSTQPSAASSPSSQSPLRAPGQDPFAHLSLKDFL